ACCGCCAACGCATTGCCGCCGGTGACGAATGCGCCGTTGGCCATGCACCAGAGCGGCTGGACCGATGAAATCGTCAACCGCGTGATGTACCTGTCCAGCGCCAACCTCAAGTCGGCGGAGATCCAGTTGCAGCCAGCTGAATTGGGTCGCCTGGATATCAAGGTCAACATGACGGCCGACCAACAGGCCCAGGTCAACTTCATGAGCGCCCACCCGGTGGTGCGTGAAGCGCTGGAAAGCCAGTCTGGCCGCCTGCGGGAAATGTTTGCCCAGCAGGGCATGGGGCAGGTGGACGTTAATGTGTCCGATCAGTCCCGTGGCCAGGATCAGCAACAGCAGCAGGCGCAGACACAGGGTGTTCGCGGCAGCAGTGGGCGTGGGGCTGATAGCGACAGCGGGGCCCATGCCGACATTGCCGAGGCAGTCGCGCCGGTGACGTCTACGGTGATCGGCTCTAGCGCCGTCGATTACTACGCCTGATCCCCGTTTAATCGCGGTTCATGTGGGAGCTGGCTTGCCTGCGATGGCGGTGTATCAGCGGCAGAGATGCTAGCTGAACCGCCGCCATCGCAGGCAAGCCAGCTCCCACATTTGATTTGTGGTGCAACCTCTTCCAGACAACTCTGGCATAACACTTGCTCTTGCCTTTCCGTAGATCTATGAATCCCCGAATAGTGACGGATTATTGGCATGGCGAAGAGCGACGACGCAGCAAAAGCACCCGCAGGCAAAGGCAAGCTCAAGCTTATCCTGTTGATAGTCGTGGGCCTGCTCCTGGCCATCGGCGCCTCGGTGGGTGGCACCTGGTACATCATGCACAGCAGTGCCAGCAAACCGGCCCCTGCCGCCGAAACCGCCAGTAACGTCAAGCAACCGGCAATCTTCGAGCCGATGCTCCCGGCCTTTGTCGCCAACTTCAATCAAAACGGTCGTCAACGCTACCTGCAGGTGAGTATCACCTTGCTGGCGCGTAACCAGTCGGACCTGGATGCCCTCAAGGTGCACATGCCGGTGATCCGCAACAACCTGGTGATGCTGTTCTCCGGGCAGAGCTTCGACACTCTTGCCACCCCGGTAGGCCAGGAAATGCTGCGCCAGAAGGTCACTGCCAGCGTGCAGGAAGTGGCCCAGAAAGAGCTTGGCAAAGTCGTGGTCGAGCAGGCGCTCTTCACTAATTTCGTATTGCAGTAGGAACACGACATGGCCGTGCAAGACCTGCTGTCCCAGGATGAAATCGACGCGCTGCTCCATGGCGTCGACGATGGTCTGGTACAGACCGAAATGGCTGCCGAACCCGGCAGTGTCAAAAGTTATGACCTGACCAGCCAGGATCGCATCGTCCGCGGACGCATGCCGACCCTGGAGATGATCAACGAGCGTTTCGCCCGCTACACCCGTATCAGCATGTTCAACATGCTGCGCCGCTCGGCGGACGTGGCGGTGGGCGGCGTGCAGGTGATGAAATTCGGCGAATACGTGCACTCGCTGTACGTGCCCACCAGCCTCAACCTGGTCAAGATCAGCCGCTGCGCGGTACCGCACTGTTCATCCTCGACGCCAAGCTGGTGTTCAAGCTGGTGGACAACTTCTTCGGTGGCGACGGCCGTCACGCCAAGATCGAAGGCCGTGAGTTCACCCCCACCGAATTGCGGGTGGTGCGCATGGTGCTGGAACAAGCCTTCATCGACTTGAAGGAAGCCTGGCAAGCGATCATGGAAGTCAACTTCGAGTACATCAACTCGGAAGTGAACCCGGCCATGGCGAACATCGTCGGCCCCAGCGAAGCCATCGTGGTGTCCACCTTCCACATCGAGCTCGATGGCGGTGGCGGTGACCTGCACGTGACCATGCCGTACTCGATGATCGAGCCGGTGCGCGAAATGCTCGACGCCGGCTTCCAGTCCGACCTGGACGATCAGGACGAGCGCTGGGTCAAGGCCCTGCGCGAAGACCTGCTGGACGTCGACGTGCCGCTGAGTGCCACCGTTGCCCGTCGCCAATTGCGCCTGCGGGACATTTTGCACATGCAGCCGGGGGATGTGATCCCGGTGGAGTTGCCGGAAGAACTGATCATGCGCGCCAACGGCGTGCCGTCGTTCAAGGTCAAGCTGGGTTCCCACAAAGGCAACCTCGCTCTTCAAGTGGTCGAACCGATCAACCGCCGCTGATCAACATTAATTTTTGCTGCGCCGAGGACATGTAATGGCTACCGAACACGAAAACACTTCCGCCGAAGACCAGGCCCTGGCTGACGAATGGGCGGCAGCCCTGGAAGAAACCGGCGATGTTGGCCAGGACGATATCGACGCACTGCTGGCCGCTGACGCCGCCACCGCGCCAGTAGGCAATCGCTTGCCGATGGAAGAGTTCGGCAGCGTGCCGAAGAACAACGACCCGGTGACCCTCGACGGCCCGAACCTGGATGTGATCCTCGACATCCCGGTGTCGATCTCCATGGAAGTGGGCAGCACCGAAATCAACATCCGCAACCTGCTGCAACTCAACCAGGGCTCGGTGATCGAGTTGGACCGCCTGGCCGGTGAACCGCTGGACGTACTGGTCAACGGCACCCTGATTGCCCACGGCGAAGTGGTGGTGGTCAACGAAAAGTTCGGCATCCGCCTGACCGACGTGATCAGCCCGAGCGAACGCATCAAGAAGTTGCGCTGATATGAAACGGCTAATGGTGGGACTGTTGGCAACGCTGCCATTGGACGTTCTGGCAGCGGAGCCTGTGGCTCAGGCCGCCGCCGCCGCACCGGCCAGCCTCGGTGGCCAGTTGACCCAACTGGTGCTGGGCCTGTTGCTGGTGGTCGGCTTGATCTTCGTGCTCGCCTGGCTGATGCGCCGCGTGCAGCGCGTCGGTCCGGGCAACGGCCAGGTGATCGAGTTGGTCGGTTCGCGTGCCCTGGGCCCGCGTGATCGGCTGGTGCTGGTGCAAGTGGGCGAAGAGCAGATCCTGCTGGGCCTTACGCCTGGTCGCATCACCCGTTGCACGTGCTCAAGACACCGGTGAACGTGGACCAGTCCCAGTCCGCCACGCCAGAATTCGCCCAGCGCCTCATGGAGTTGCTGGGCAAGGATCAGAAGGATAAGAAGTAATGCGCGTTTTATTGACGCTCATGCTGTTGCTGGTCGCGCCATTGGCGCTGGCCGCCGACCCGTTGTCGATCCCGGCGATCACCTTGGGTACCAATGCGGCAGGCGCACAGGAGTATTCGGTCAGCCTGCAGATCCTGCTGATCATGACCGCGCTGAGTTTTATCCCGGCGTTCGTCATGCTGATGACCAGCTTCACGCGGATCATCATCGTGTTCTCGATCCTGCGCCAGGCCCTCGGCCTGCAGCAGACGCCGTCGAACCAGATCCTCACCGGCATGGCCCTGTTTCTGACGCTGTTCATCATGGCGCCGGTGTTCGACAAGGTGAACCAGCAAGCCCTGCAGCCTTACCTCGCGGAGAAGATGACCGCCCAGGACGCCATCGACAAAGCCCAAGGCCCGATCAAGGACTTCATGCTGTCGCAGACTCGTTCCAGCGACCTTGAGCTGTTCATGCGCTTGTCCAAGCGTACCGACATCGCTACCCCGGACCAGGCTCCCCTGACCATCCTGGTGCCGGCGTTCGTGACCTCGGAACTGAAAACCGCGTTCCAGATCGGCTTCATGATCTTTATTCCGTTCCTGATCATCGACCTCGTCGTGGCGAGCGTGCTGATGGCCATGGGTATGATGATGCTGTCGCCGCTGATCATCTCGTTGCCATTCAAGATCATGCTGTTTGTGCTGGTGGACGGCTGGGCGCTGATTATCGGCACGTTGGCCGGCAGTTTCGGAGGGTATAGCGCTATGACGCCAGAAGTCGCCGTCGACCTGTTCCGTGAAGCGCTGTGGCTGACCACCATGATGGTTGCCGTGTTGGTGGTGCCGAGCCTGTTGGTGGGCCTGCTGGTGGCGATGTTCCAGGCCGCGACCCAAATCAACGAACAGACCTTGAGCTTCTTGCCGCGTCTGCTAGTGATGCTGATCACCCTGATCGTCGCTGGCCCGTGGCTGGTGCAAACTTTCATGGAATACATCCTGCAGCTGTACGGCAGTATTCCGCAGTTGATCGGCTGACCCGATGCAGTCTTTGCTGGCATTGACCGACGTCCAGATCAGCACCTGGGTGGCGTCTTTCATCCTGCCGCTGTTTCGCGTCACGGCGATGCTGATGGCCATGCCGGTGTTCGGCACCACCCTGGTACCCCGCCGCGTGCGCCTGTACTTCGCGGTGGCGATTACCGTGGTGATCGTGCCCGGCTTGCCGGCGATGCCGCCGGTCAATGCCATCGACCTGAGTGCGTTGCTGCTGATTGCCGAACAGATCCTCATCGGCGCCATGCTGGGGTTTTCCCTCACGCTGTTCTTCCAGGCATTTGTGATTGCCGGGCAAATCATTTCGATCCAGATGGGCATGGGCTTCGCGTCCATGGTCGACCCTACCAACGGTGTGTCGGCGGCGGTGATCGGGCAATTCCTGACCATGCTGGTGACCTTGTTGTTCCTGGCCATGAATGGGCACTTGGTGGCGTTCGAGGTGCTGACCGAGAGCTTCACCACGTTGCCGGTGGGCTCGGGTCTGGTGGTCAATCATTTCTGGGAAATGGTTGGGCGCCTCGGTTGGGTATTGGGCGCATCGCTGCTGCTGGTGCTGCCGGCAATCACCGCATTGCTGGTGGTCAACATCGCATTCGGCGTGATGACCCGCGCCGCACCCCAGTTAAATATCTTCTCCATCGGCTTCCCCCTGACTCTGGTGTTGGGCATGGGGATTTTCTGGATCGGCCTGGCTGACATTCTCAATCAGTATCAACCGCTGGCGACTGACGCCTTGCAGTTCTTACGTGACCTGGCACGGGCGCGCTGAGCCATGGCCGAGAGCGAGAGTGGTCAGGACAAAACAGAAGACCCCACGGAGAAACGAAAAAAGGACTCCAGGAAAAGGGCGAGATTGCGCGCTCTAAAGAGCTGAACACCGTTGCGACCATGATGGCGGGGGCCGGCGCGTTGCTGATCTACGGCGGCGGCTTGGCGCTGGACCTGATGGAGTTGATGAAGCTCAACTTCACCTTGCCACGCGAGGTGTTGCTAAGCCCCGGTGCCATGGGCCAATACCTGCTGCATTCGGGCAAGATCGCGATCCTGGCGGTGCAGCCCATCCTCATCACCTTGCTGTTGGCCGCGCTGATCGGCCCGATTGCGTTGGGCGGCTGGTTATTTGCTGCCGGCAGCATGGCGCCCAAGTTCAGCCGGATGAACCCGGCGGCGGGGCTCAAGCGCATGTTCTCCGCCAAGGCCTTGGTGGAGCTGCTCAAGGCCTTGGCCAAGTTCATTCTGATCCTGTTCGTGGCGCTGATGGTGTTGACCTCCGACATCGACGACCTGCTGCGCATCGCGCATGAACCACTGGAGTCGGCGATCATCCACAGCGTACAGGTGGTGGGTTGGAGCGCACTGTGGATGGCCGCCGGGCTGATCATCATCGCGGCCATCGATGCACCGATCCAGCTCTGGGAAAGCCACAAGAAACTGCTGATGACCAAGCAGGAAGTGCGCGATGAGCACAAGGACCAGGAAGGTCGCCCCGAGGTCAAGCAGCGCATTCGTCAGCTGCAACGGGAAATGTCCCAGCGCAAGATGATGGCCTCGGTGCCCGACGCCGATGTGGTCATCACCAACCCGACGCACTACGCCGTGGCCCTCAAGTACGACCCGGAGAAGGGCGGCGCGCCGATGCTGCTGGCCAAGGGCAGCGACTTTACCGCATTGAAGATTCGCGAAATTGCGGTGGCCAATGACATCCTGTTGCTGGAGTCGCCGGAATTGGCGCGGTCGATCTTCTATTCCACGGAACTCGACCAGGAGATCCCAGCCGGGTTGTACCTGGCCGTGGCCCAGGTGCTGGCGTATGTCTATCAGATTCGCCAGTACCGCGCGGGCAAGGGTAAGCGGCCTGATCCGCTGAAGGATCTGCCGATTCCGCCGGAGCTGCGCCGCGATTCTTGATTTGTCAGCCCGTTTGACGTTTACCGCTCGTCGTAAATCCCCCTCGACCTGTCAACGTTGACAGTAGCCATCCTTATTTCGAAACGGTTTGATGAAGTGCGTGTCCTCAAACTATGAGTCTGGAGAAGGCGATGGCGACGGGTTCAGTGAAGTGGTTCAACGCAGAGAAGGGCTTCGGTTTTATCAAGCCGGATGATGGTTCAGACGATGTGTTTGTGCATTTTTCGGGAATAAGCGCCGAGGGCTTCAAGACTCTGGAAGAAAATCAAAAGGTCAGCTATGTGCTTGCGAACGGTCCCAAGGGGCTGCAAGCCATTGAGGTAACTCCTTCCCCATAGGTGCAGAGCGTTTAGAAAACACCGACTCGTCTCTTCAAGGCAAAAGTTGGAAGGCTTCTTGCAATACCGCCTGCAAGACGCCAAACCGCGTCAAAACTTTGCTTCAAGGAACACGAGGAATACCGGTGGTAGATCGCTCTCAAATGCTCAGCACGGCCCGTGGCACCCTGACTGACTTGTCGCGGGGCAATCTGGGTGTGCCGTTGTTGTTGCTGGTGATGCTGGCAATGATGATGTTGCCGATGCCGCCGTTCCTCTTGGACGTGTTCTTCACCTTCAACATTGCCCTGTCCGTCGTGGTCCTGCTGGTGTGCGTGTACGCGCTGCGGCCGCTGGACTTTGCGGTATTCCCCACGATCCTGCTGGTGGCGACGCTGCTGCGGCTGGCGTTGAACGTGGCCTCGACCCGTGTGGTGATGCTTCACGGCCAGGACGGCCACGCCGCTGCCGGCAAGGTGATCCAGGCCTTCGGTGAGGTGGTGATCGGCGGTAACTACGTGGTCGGTATCGTGGTGTTTGCGATCTTGATGATCATCAACTTCGTCGTGGTGACCAAGGGCGCCGGGCGGATTTCCGAGGTGAGCGCGCGGTTTACCCTCGACGCCATGCCCGGCAAGCAAATGGCCATCGACGCCGACCTCAACGCCGGCCTGATCGATCAGAACCAAGCCAAATCCCGTCGCCTGGAAGTGGCCCAGGAAGCCGAGTTCTACGGCTCCATGGACGGTGCCAGCAAATTCGTACGCGGCGACGCCATCGCCGGCCTGCTGATTCTGTTCATCAACCTGATTGGCGGCATGGCGGTCGGGATCTTCCAGCACGGCATGACCTTCGGCGATGCGGGCAAGGTCTACGCGTTGCTGACCATCGGTGACGGTTTAGTGGCGCAATTGCCATCACTGTTGTTATCTACAGCGGCGGCCATCATGGTGACCCGTGCGTCGGGCTCCGAAGACATGGGCAAGCAGATCAGCCGGCAGATGTTCGCATCGCCCAAAGCGCTGGCGGTGGCGGCAGGCATCATGGCCATCATGGGGATCGTGCCGGGCATGCCGCATGTATCGTTCCTCAGCATGGCGGCCATGGCGGCTGGCGGCGCGTACCTGTTCTGGAGAAAACAGAACCAGGTCAAAGTGATTGCCCAGCAGGAAGTCGCCCGCCAGCAAGAATTGCTGCCATCCCCGGCCCGCGCCCAGGAAACCAAGGAGCTTGGCTGGGACGACGTGACCCCAATCGACATGATCGGCCTGGAAGTGGGCTACCGTCTGATTCCTTTGGTGGACCGCAACCAGGGCGGCCAATTGCTCGCGCGGATCAAAGGTGTGCGCAAGAAATTGTCCCAGGACTTGGGCTTCCTGATGCCCACCGTGCACATCCGCGACAACCTCGACCTGGCCCCAAGCGCCTACCGCCTGACCCTGATGGGAGTGATCCTGGCCGAAGCCGAGATCTACCCGGACCGCGAGCTGGCAATCAACCCCGGCCAGGTGTTCGGCAGTCTCAACGGCATAACCGCCAAAGATCCGGCTTTTGGCCTGGACGCGGTGTGGATCGAAATCAGCCAGCGCAGCCAGGCGCAGTCCCTGGGTTACACCGTGGTCGACGCCAGCACCGTGGTTGCGACTCACCTCAACCAGATCCTGTACAAGCACTCCCACGAGCTGATCGGCCACGAGGAAGTCCAGCAATTGATGGGTTTGCTGGCCAAAGCCTCGCCAAAATTGGCCGAAGAACTGGTGCCGGGTGTGCTGTCGTTGTCGCAACTGCTCAAGGTGTTGCAGGCGCTGTTGGCCGAACAAGTGCCGGTGCGCGACATCCGCAGCATTGCCGAGGCCATCGCCAACAATGCCGCCAAGAGTCAAGATACTGCCGCCCTAGTGGCTTCGGTGCGCGTCGGATTGTCGCGTGCAATCGTGCAAAGCATTGTAGGCACTGAGTCTGAGCTGCCTGTGATCACCTTGGAACCAAGGTTGGAACAAATATTGCTCAATAGTATCCAGAAGGCAGGACAAGGCCAGGAAGAGGGCGTTCTGCTGGAGCCAAGCATGGCTGAAAAACTGCAGCGTTCGTTGATCGACGCCGCGCAGCGCCAGGAAATGCAGGGCCAACCGGTGATTCTGCTGGTGGCGGGCCCGGTCCGAGCGATGTTGTCGCGGTTTGGACGCCTGGCAGTTCCGAATTTGCACGTTTTGGCTTATCAGGAAATTCCTGACAACAAGCAAGTGACTATCGTCGCGACAGTAGGGCCCAACGGCTGAGGTAGTGGGTTATGCAAGTTAAGCGTTTTTTCGCCGCCGATATGCGTCAGGCCATGAAACTGGTACGTGATGAGCTGGGCGCCGACGCCGCGATTATCGGTAACCGTCGTATTGCCGGCGGTGTCGAGCTGACGGCTGCCCTGGATTACACCCCCAGGCACTGGCGCCCCGCGTGCCGAACATGGAGCTTGAAGACGAGCTGCGCAAGACCGCCTCGCGCATCGTCTCGGCCCAGGCTGAGCTGAGCATGCGTGGCGACAGCGACGCCACCACCAATCGCCAGTTGTTCGCCGGCTTGCCGCTGACGGCTGCCGAGCCGCTGGTTGAGCCGACCTTTGTCGAGCCGCCACGTCCTGCCGCGCCAGCCCCGGCCGCCGCAGTCGATGCGCGTGTGTTCGACTCGATGCGCTTTGAACTCAATGGCCTGCGCGAACTGCTGGAAGTGCAGCTGGGCTCGCTGGCATGGTCGCAGTTGCAAGGCAGCAAGCCGCAACAGGCCAACCTGTGGCGCCGCC
The Pseudomonas poae DNA segment above includes these coding regions:
- the flhA gene encoding flagellar biosynthesis protein FlhA; protein product: MLSTARGTLTDLSRGNLGVPLLLLVMLAMMMLPMPPFLLDVFFTFNIALSVVVLLVCVYALRPLDFAVFPTILLVATLLRLALNVASTRVVMLHGQDGHAAAGKVIQAFGEVVIGGNYVVGIVVFAILMIINFVVVTKGAGRISEVSARFTLDAMPGKQMAIDADLNAGLIDQNQAKSRRLEVAQEAEFYGSMDGASKFVRGDAIAGLLILFINLIGGMAVGIFQHGMTFGDAGKVYALLTIGDGLVAQLPSLLLSTAAAIMVTRASGSEDMGKQISRQMFASPKALAVAAGIMAIMGIVPGMPHVSFLSMAAMAAGGAYLFWRKQNQVKVIAQQEVARQQELLPSPARAQETKELGWDDVTPIDMIGLEVGYRLIPLVDRNQGGQLLARIKGVRKKLSQDLGFLMPTVHIRDNLDLAPSAYRLTLMGVILAEAEIYPDRELAINPGQVFGSLNGITAKDPAFGLDAVWIEISQRSQAQSLGYTVVDASTVVATHLNQILYKHSHELIGHEEVQQLMGLLAKASPKLAEELVPGVLSLSQLLKVLQALLAEQVPVRDIRSIAEAIANNAAKSQDTAALVASVRVGLSRAIVQSIVGTESELPVITLEPRLEQILLNSIQKAGQGQEEGVLLEPSMAEKLQRSLIDAAQRQEMQGQPVILLVAGPVRAMLSRFGRLAVPNLHVLAYQEIPDNKQVTIVATVGPNG
- the fliL gene encoding flagellar basal body-associated protein FliL encodes the protein MAKSDDAAKAPAGKGKLKLILLIVVGLLLAIGASVGGTWYIMHSSASKPAPAAETASNVKQPAIFEPMLPAFVANFNQNGRQRYLQVSITLLARNQSDLDALKVHMPVIRNNLVMLFSGQSFDTLATPVGQEMLRQKVTASVQEVAQKELGKVVVEQALFTNFVLQ
- the fliR gene encoding flagellar type III secretion system protein FliR, with translation MQSLLALTDVQISTWVASFILPLFRVTAMLMAMPVFGTTLVPRRVRLYFAVAITVVIVPGLPAMPPVNAIDLSALLLIAEQILIGAMLGFSLTLFFQAFVIAGQIISIQMGMGFASMVDPTNGVSAAVIGQFLTMLVTLLFLAMNGHLVAFEVLTESFTTLPVGSGLVVNHFWEMVGRLGWVLGASLLLVLPAITALLVVNIAFGVMTRAAPQLNIFSIGFPLTLVLGMGIFWIGLADILNQYQPLATDALQFLRDLARAR
- a CDS encoding cold-shock protein yields the protein MATGSVKWFNAEKGFGFIKPDDGSDDVFVHFSGISAEGFKTLEENQKVSYVLANGPKGLQAIEVTPSP
- the fliN gene encoding flagellar motor switch protein FliN; the protein is MATEHENTSAEDQALADEWAAALEETGDVGQDDIDALLAADAATAPVGNRLPMEEFGSVPKNNDPVTLDGPNLDVILDIPVSISMEVGSTEINIRNLLQLNQGSVIELDRLAGEPLDVLVNGTLIAHGEVVVVNEKFGIRLTDVISPSERIKKLR